One Pseudoalteromonas rubra genomic window, GGTCTTCTTTACGCTGGTGGATATACTCAATGGCCAAAAACTCGCTTATCCATTCGTGATCATCGGTGCCAACTCTATCATTATTTATCTGGCATCTAGCCTGGTCGACTGGGCCTTTATTAGCCGCAGTGTGTTTGGCGGTATCATCACTGCTGTGCCAACGCACTGGCAGGCATTGATCAGTGTATGTGCTTTGCTGGCGGTTCAGCTTCTGGTATTACACTGGATGTATAAGCGTAAGATCATTGTTAGTGTGTAATAACGCAAAACATACTAACTCCGATATTTAGTTAGCAAACTCAAAATGGCCCGTTGCTAGGGCCATTTTTATTTGGCTATAAAAAAAGTACATTTTTTTATCACTTTTACTTTACAAGCGCGCTTTTTTCTCTAATAATGACAGCGTTGTCATAATGGTAATAACCTAAACAGTGTATCCCAGTTAGGTTTTGATCTGACCTTGTTTTGATTGCACGCAAAGCAAGGTTCAGATCCCATTTTTCCTGTTTGTTCACAACCTTGAGCCTTACATTATGCAAATAGTAATTCTAAAAAACGCAGCAGAAGTTGCGGCATATGGTGCCGATATTTTCACTCAACAGTTAGCACGTAACGCAGGCTCTGTTTTGGGACTTGCCACAGGGTCAACTCCCGTTGCTTTGTATCAGGAACTTATCCGCCGTAACGAAGCGGGCTCGGTGAGCTTTAGCAAAGCAAAGACCTTTAATCTGGATGAGTATCTTGGATTGGATGGTGAGCACCCGCAAAGCTACCGCTATTTTATGAATGAACAGCTGTTCAATCACGTAGACATTAACAAAGATAATACGCATGTTCCGCCGGGTGATGCTAAAAACCCAATTGAAGCGTGTAAAGAATATGAAGCACAGATCAACGCAGCGGGCGGTATTGACGTTCAGCTATTGGGGATCGGTCGAAATGGTCACATC contains:
- the nagB gene encoding glucosamine-6-phosphate deaminase; the protein is MQIVILKNAAEVAAYGADIFTQQLARNAGSVLGLATGSTPVALYQELIRRNEAGSVSFSKAKTFNLDEYLGLDGEHPQSYRYFMNEQLFNHVDINKDNTHVPPGDAKNPIEACKEYEAQINAAGGIDVQLLGIGRNGHIGFNEPSSGLTSRTRVKTLTKATIDDNARFFAADEYQPHLSITMGIGTILDARKVVLLATGENKADAVHAMIEGPLTAACPASALQMHRHAVIVLDEGAASKLKDIEFYKHIEAENQKLQEYLASL